From the Calliopsis andreniformis isolate RMS-2024a chromosome 4, iyCalAndr_principal, whole genome shotgun sequence genome, one window contains:
- the LOC143178270 gene encoding mpv17-like protein 2 isoform X1: MTISRILFGKYLLITNTVSCGLMMAAADMIQQRSEHWKKTKCLLRKHCLMAVSPEEEQHKFNSTMSSTTDIYVHDYVRTRNMMSVGLIQGPFHHWFYTVLDKTIPGRNALSVAKKTCLDQIIASPTCLGIFFIGLGILECHKIEEIFEELRIKLYDTWKVDCCFWPPTQCVNFFFIPFRYRVLYINFMTMIYDIFLSYIKYDVQYK, from the exons ATGACTATTTCACGCATATTGTTTg GTAAATATCTTTTGATCACAAATACAGTGAGTTGTGGTCTTATGATGGCAGCAGCAGACATGATACAACAACGTAGTGAACATTGGAAAAAGACTAAGTGCTTATTAAGAAAACATTGCCTGATGGCAGTGTCACCAGAAGAAGAACAGCATAAATTCAACAGTACCATGTCTTCTACTACAGACATATATGTGCATGATTATGTACGAACTAGAAATATGATGAGTGTAGGTTTAATACAGGGCCCTTTCCAtcattggttttatacggtatTAGATAAAACAATACCTGGTAGGAATGCATTGTCTGTTGCTAAAAAAACATGTCTTGATCAAATAATTGCCAGCCCAACTTGCTTGGGCATATTTTTCATAGGTCTTGGTATTTTGGAATGTCATAAAATTGAAGAAATCTTTGAAGAACTAAGAATAAAGTTGTATGATACTTGGAAG GTCGATTGTTGTTTTTGGCCTCCAACACAATGCGTTAATTTCTTCTTTATACCCTTCCGGTACAGAGTGTTATATATAAATTTTATGACAATGATATATGATATTTTCCTGTCATACATAAAATAT GATGTTCAGTATAAGTGA
- the LOC143178270 gene encoding mpv17-like protein 2 isoform X2, whose protein sequence is MTISRILFGKYLLITNTVSCGLMMAAADMIQQRSEHWKKTKCLLRKHCLMAVSPEEEQHKFNSTMSSTTDIYVHDYVRTRNMMSVGLIQGPFHHWFYTVLDKTIPGLGILECHKIEEIFEELRIKLYDTWKVDCCFWPPTQCVNFFFIPFRYRVLYINFMTMIYDIFLSYIKYDVQYK, encoded by the exons ATGACTATTTCACGCATATTGTTTg GTAAATATCTTTTGATCACAAATACAGTGAGTTGTGGTCTTATGATGGCAGCAGCAGACATGATACAACAACGTAGTGAACATTGGAAAAAGACTAAGTGCTTATTAAGAAAACATTGCCTGATGGCAGTGTCACCAGAAGAAGAACAGCATAAATTCAACAGTACCATGTCTTCTACTACAGACATATATGTGCATGATTATGTACGAACTAGAAATATGATGAGTGTAGGTTTAATACAGGGCCCTTTCCAtcattggttttatacggtatTAGATAAAACAATACCTG GTCTTGGTATTTTGGAATGTCATAAAATTGAAGAAATCTTTGAAGAACTAAGAATAAAGTTGTATGATACTTGGAAG GTCGATTGTTGTTTTTGGCCTCCAACACAATGCGTTAATTTCTTCTTTATACCCTTCCGGTACAGAGTGTTATATATAAATTTTATGACAATGATATATGATATTTTCCTGTCATACATAAAATAT GATGTTCAGTATAAGTGA